A single Desulfomonile tiedjei DNA region contains:
- a CDS encoding competence/damage-inducible protein A, with amino-acid sequence MAEFDLLNKTELTVNGISLKNVNLDEIAHVAADTLNLERKDLLVTDVQGDNLVIDILKRGLDAHNIVAKKDELLQRLSKLPGVGITERTSVSSKGMLSWIAMESAQGRKALKRAEMMAEDIRQRLEKTAVVFSTGAEVAGGLVMDTNTPAISRRLNSEGYSVKLGPTLKDDEMLIAAHLRQAADDGYGLVITTGGVGAEDKDRTIEAVLILDPEAATPHILKYELGVGRHKHKDSVRIGVGQVAKTLIVALPGPNDEVQVGLDALVQGLASQSNKEQLAEDIADRLRKRMKEKLDGSPDAEGRPSVH; translated from the coding sequence GTGGCAGAATTTGATTTGCTCAACAAGACCGAGCTGACTGTGAACGGAATATCTCTGAAGAACGTCAACTTGGATGAGATTGCCCATGTGGCCGCGGACACGCTCAATTTAGAACGCAAAGACCTGCTCGTTACGGACGTTCAGGGCGACAATCTGGTGATTGACATCCTAAAAAGAGGGCTGGATGCCCATAATATTGTCGCGAAAAAAGATGAATTGCTACAGAGGTTATCCAAGCTCCCCGGGGTAGGCATCACCGAACGGACCTCTGTCTCTTCCAAGGGAATGCTGAGCTGGATAGCGATGGAGTCTGCCCAAGGAAGAAAGGCCTTAAAGAGGGCAGAAATGATGGCGGAGGACATCCGGCAAAGATTGGAAAAAACGGCCGTTGTCTTTTCCACGGGAGCTGAAGTCGCCGGCGGCCTGGTGATGGATACCAACACCCCCGCTATTAGCCGGCGGCTGAACTCGGAAGGGTATTCCGTGAAGTTAGGGCCAACCCTCAAGGATGATGAAATGCTGATCGCGGCACATTTGAGGCAAGCCGCCGATGACGGGTACGGCCTGGTGATTACTACGGGCGGGGTAGGCGCCGAAGACAAAGACCGAACTATCGAGGCGGTACTGATTCTAGACCCCGAGGCTGCCACTCCGCACATACTCAAATATGAACTGGGAGTGGGGAGACACAAACACAAAGACAGCGTCAGGATCGGGGTGGGCCAGGTCGCTAAGACCCTCATCGTAGCTTTGCCCGGACCGAATGACGAGGTACAGGTCGGCCTGGACGCCCTTGTCCAAGGCCTTGCTTCCCAGTCAAACAAAGAGCAATTGGCCGAGGACATAGCAGACCGTTTGAGAAAAAGGATGAAAGAAAAACTTGACGGAAGCCCTGATGCTGAAGGCCGGCCCTCGGTACATTAA